The Ischnura elegans chromosome 1, ioIscEleg1.1, whole genome shotgun sequence genome contains a region encoding:
- the LOC124158713 gene encoding mitochondrial import inner membrane translocase subunit Tim17-B-like, with the protein MEEYAREPCPWRIVDDCGGAFSMGAIGGSIFHSIKGFRNAPSGMRRRLVGSLEAVKARAPVLGGNFAVWGGLFSTIDCALVRVRQKEDPWNSIASGALTGGILAARNGVPAMAGSAVIGGVLLALIEGVGILFTRITADQFMPQQPPPIDDPSQLGPRPPGPGFGQEQAPNF; encoded by the coding sequence ATGGAGGAGTATGCTCGTGAGCCATGTCCATGGCGAATTGTGGACGACTGTGGAGGAGCCTTTTCAATGGGAGCAATTGGAGGATCAATATTTCACAGCATTAAGGGTTTCAGAAATGCTCCCAGTGGAATGAGAAGACGGCTTGTCGGAAGTTTAGAAGCAGTGAAGGCGCGGGCGCCTGTTTTAGGAGGAAATTTTGCTGTTTGGGGTGGTCTTTTTTCAACTATTGACTGTGCATTGGTTCGTGTTCGACAAAAAGAAGACCCCTGGAATTCGATTGCTAGTGGTGCTTTAACAGGTGGTATCCTGGCAGCAAGAAATGGAGTTCCAGCGATGGCAGGTAGTGCTGTAATTGGTGGAGTGCTCTTAGCTTTAATCGAAGGTGTGGGAATTCTATTCACTAGAATCACAGCGGATCAATTTATGCCTCAGCAGCCGCCACCTATAGATGATCCATCACAACTTGGACCTCGACCACCAGGACCTGGTTTTGGGCAGGAGCAAGCGCCTAACTTCTAG